In Calditrichota bacterium, the genomic window GGTCGAGAGCGACTCGCTCGGCCTCAGATCGATTCGCCCTGACGTCTCGGACAATACCATCGGCATAAGCAGGACTCTTTTTGCCTGTTTCGAGATTTACACCCGACGACCGCACCGGAGTGTCACCATTTCCTACCGCGTGGTAAACGCGCGCAACAAGGTGGTGCTGGCCCGTTCTTACCAGCGCTCTCTTGCCGCCTGGCGGACACTGGACTATTTTCCGCTCTACCCGGATAGCTTGGGATACGGCAGGTACATCCTCCGTTTGGCGGTGAAAGGTGATGGTGCAGAGGACCAGGTGGAGAAGATGTTTAACGTGCGGTGGAGCGGCCTGCCAGCCACAGTCTCCGACTTGGACATGGCCATCGAGCAGGTCAGGTACGTGGCCGAGAAGAAGGAATACGACGCCCTCCGCAAAGCACCGGAGGAAAAGAAGCTCAACGAGTTCGTGCGCTTCTGGAAACGCCGCGACCCCACGCCGGGCACCGAAGAAAACGAGGCTATGGACGAGCACTACCGGCGGGTGGAGTACGCCAACGAACGCTTCACCGTATTCCGCGAGGGGTGGAAGACCGATATGGGCATGGTCTACATCATCCTTGGCCCACCCAACGACATCGAGCGGCACCCCTACCCGGCCGGGGACAAACCGTACGAGATCTGGTACTATTATCGCATCAACAGGCAGTTCGTCTTCTACGACCCCACAGGATTTGGCGAGTATCGTCTGTTGAATCCGTATTCGCTCTACGATCTGAACCGGCTTCGGGAATGAGGGAAAAGGCACTGAGCAGAGGAGGCGCATGAACCCCATACGACCCCCAAGACTCCGGCCCGGGGACACCATCGGCATCGTCACCCCGGCCAG contains:
- a CDS encoding GWxTD domain-containing protein, with the protein product MFNVRWSGLPATVSDLDMAIEQVRYVAEKKEYDALRKAPEEKKLNEFVRFWKRRDPTPGTEENEAMDEHYRRVEYANERFTVFREGWKTDMGMVYIILGPPNDIERHPYPAGDKPYEIWYYYRINRQFVFYDPTGFGEYRLLNPYSLYDLNRLRE